cctaaaggaaatcagtcctgaatattcattggaaggactgatgctgaagctgaaactccaatactttagctacctgatgcgaagagctgaatcatttgaaaagaccctgatgctgggaaagactgaaggagggaggagaaggggatgacaggatgagatggttggatggcatcactaactcaatggacatgggtttgggtaaactccgggagttggtgatggacagggaggcctggcgtgctgaggtccatgggctgcaaaggtcggacacgactgagcgactgaactgaaaccatgGGACTGAGTGCCACTCGGATTTCTCCCATCACTGTATAAGCTAGCCTCCCATCTAGTGTGATCACTTCTTTAAAATGGAGTCTTGGTTTTATTaataaactgcaaggagatccaaccagtccatcctgaaggagatcagtcctgagtgttcactggaaggactgatgttgaagctgaaactccaatactttggccacctgatgtgaagaactgactcatttgaaaagaccctgatgttgggaaagattgagggcaggaggagaaggggacgacagaggatgagatggctggatggcatcaccgactcaatggacatgggtttgggtaaactccaggagttgctgatggacagggaggcctggcgtgctgcggttcatggggttgcaaagagtcggacacgactgagcgactgaattgaactgaaagatGCCATCAAAAAACCACAAACTATTAGAACtactaaatgaattcagtaacaCTGCAGCATACAAAGTTAATATATAGGAATCTGTTGCATAGATTTCTACATCTGGTAACAAactctcagatttttaaaaatattccatttactcttgcatcagaaagaataaaatacctaggaggtATTTATAACCAAGGATATAAAAGATCTCTACTTAGAAAAGTATAAGataatgatgaaagaaattgaagatgataaaAGCAAATAGAATAGTATACCATGCTTATGGATTGGAAGAGTTAATATCCAAATAACCATACTACCcagagcaatctacagattcagtgcaatccctatcaaataccaatggcattttgtCTAGTTTTCAGAGAATCAGacaattttaaaatctgtatggtaacacaaaagacctcaaatagtcAAAATTATTTTGGGAAGAACAAGGCTGGAGAAGGCATTATGCTGTCTGATTTCAAACCACACTATGAAGCTACAGTGATAGGAAGTtttatggtactggaacaaagtAAGGGAGCCCAGAAGTGACCTCATAtttctatggtcaattaatctatagcaaaggaagcaagaatatacaatgggaaaaagacaacctcttcaaaaaatggtgttgggaaaacaggACCCCTACATGCAAAATAATTAAACTGCACTACCTTCTCATACCATATACCaacatcaactcaaaatggattcaaaGTTTAACaacacctgaaaccataaaacccctagaagaaaacataggtagtgTATTAACATTAGTCTTTCAAATATCGTTTGGTGGGGATATATGTCCTCAGacaagagaaacaaaagtaaacataaGTGTGACTAcaccaaaataaaaagctttggcacagcaaaggaaactattaacaaaatgaaaagttctaCTGAATTGTGAGAAAACGGATGCTAACTGTAGagaaagatggtggagtagaaggatgtgcactcacCTCCTGTGAAAACAccaaatcacaactagctgctgaacaatCATCAAAAGGAGGAtcttggaacccaccaaaaaaagatgccccATGTCCAAGAACAAAGGGCAGGAGGGGTGCaatcacatttaaaatcaaacctcTTACTTGCCAGACTCATGGAGGGCACAAAGAAAGCGCTGTGTTTACCAGGACCGGGGAAAGGAGTGGTGACTGTCACAAGAGACTGGGTCGGGCCTGCGAGAGTCTGAGGGTCTCCCCGccgggtcagcggtggcctgccgCGGGGGCAGGGGCACTGATGGCGGCAGCCCTGGGAGGAGGCATGGTGTGGGGcagaagccctcttggaggaaggCGCTGGGACGATCCACAAACAGGAGATCGATTATACCAAAGACGTTCTCGCACTGCTGTGCAAGTCCTAGGCCCCACAAGACTGCCCAACCTGGGGACCTGGCGAAAGGAATGGGAATCCCCCGGGAATTTGGCTTTGCAGTTCAGCTGGATTTGATCGCACAACTTCTATAGGCCTGGAGAACAGAGACTgttggagggcacagacaaagCCACGTGCACAcgagaacccaggagaaaggaaccgtgaccccacaagagactgaggcaGACTTGCCTGTGTGTCTGGGAGGCTCTGGAGCAGGCGTGGGTCTGCGACGGCCTGCCGCGGGGTCGGGGCACTGGCAGCTGTGGTCCCGGGAGGCGAGGAGTGCTGGCCTAAGTTctcttgaaggaggtcaccatcaccccTGGACGGAGCCCATAGCCTGCCACAGAGACTGCAGCTCCAGGACTGGGCTGCCtcaggccaaagtactgggagCACGGCCCATCACAGAAAACCGGATTAAAGACCTACGGAGCACGGCCCCGCCCAGCAGAGCAAGACCCAGGTTTCCCCGattgctctgatgggcagggccaggctCAGGAAATGTGCGTTTCCATTCACCCCATTATATCTTATTTCCACATATCCTAAGTCTTCCTTCTCAATTTCTgaattaagtttttatttattttcattaaatgcTGTCATTTTCCTCTTAATACTCAATTGGATTTTAAATAAGGAATTAGAAAAACAAGTTagaattttcatttctgaaatttctttccttcatggAGGTATGTTTCACCAGATATCACATGCCTTCAATGtgaagaacttcctttaacatttcttttgtgCATATTTCCTGGTGTcaacttttttgttttcattatagaATTTtagcttgactttttttttttttctcttcggCATTTTAAAGATATTGTTCTACTGTATTCTTGATTTATGTTGTCCTGGTTAAGTTGTTCATTCTTTCCATTGTTCAGTTATGTGTCAAAATCttgactgctttttaaaatttttcatcttttttagcaATTGATTGTTATCTTAATATGTATTGTTTGCAGTTCGAGTTTCTTGATGGATGCATgggttgctttttattttttaaatcaagtttgtAAAAATTTTAACCTTTATTTCCCCACATATATTTTCCTGTTCCAGTCACTCTTGATTTCCTCTGGATCCAACTATACATGTTAGACCACTTGTTATTTAGCTCATatgtcagttttcttaaattcctTTTATCTCTTCTTCAGTTTGAACAGTTCCAATTAAACTGTCAAGTTCACTGACCTTTACTCCTATAGTGTCTTGTATATTTTTATGCCCATGTAGTAAATCTTTCATTTCAGAATGTATTTTTAAGCTGTAGAAGATATGGGGTTTTTATGTTATTGTTCTCAGACTCACTCACTTAAGaattaaatattctttaatattttgaacATTTATGTAGTAGCTTTTAAAGTGTTTCTGCTATTTGTAATATCCGTGTCAACTCTGGATCTGTTTTGATGACTTGTTTTTTCCCTCTGCTTATGGCCTTCACACCTAATTTTTTATTGCATGTTGTATACTGCGGATGCTGTAATGCTGCTGAGGACCTGGATTCTGTTGTCTTTAGAGAGCGTCAGGTTCCGTGGCAGCAGTTAATTAGCTTACTGGCACATTTAGTGTGATCTTCTTGAGGACTGGTTTTAGGGTAATGCTGATTTATAGTAACTATTTCAAAGGCTTGGCCAGTTTGGGGTCTCAACTGAATGTCAATGTCTGGcctttatttaacttttacaAAAGTAAAGTCAAAAGTTCACATACTCAGACTGCTTAAAACAAGAGAGCTATGactaaatcttatttttattgtattatttccAAAACTCCAAAGAGATTCTGCTTTTTAATCATTCTTTCAAGAGCTAGATTTTTGAGGAAGTAAGGAGATGCCCGTATCACAGTATGACTAGTCAAAATATTTAgtgctttcctctctccctgaATTAAGTAGTTGATATTGATGGATAATGATAGATTTAAAATAATGGGACAGAAATTGATCAAGAGTATATTACAACAGAGAAAACACTGATGTTACACGCAACACAGGGCAGCTAGGTTTGAGGGAGAATTGAGAAATGGGAGGTTACTAAAAATGAAATTCTTAACCAGGTTTATTAAGGCCCTGTTGAAGTTTTATTTTCCCTGAAATCTTTGGTGAATATTCTCATTGTAAAAATGCTATTGAATGGGTAAAAGGGACtcctctggcaggctacagtccatgtggtcgcaaaagagttggacacaacttggcaacaaGAAATCATCTTCCTAACAAACTCATTTTCAATttagaagcaaagaaaagcatCCCATCAACTCATTCAGAGCTCAAAAGAACAAGAAAGTGCTCAATCAAGTGCACCAAAGGATGTCATACCTTATCGACAGGTgtgaaattaatttgaaaaagttATGATAAAAACTGGTACATCATTTCTAAAATCAAGCTAATCAGACGTGACATTATCAAGAGAATAAGAATTCATCCAAAACAACTAGTTGTAGATGTCTCTTCCAAACAATATTTTAAGgtgaattaataatttttaataaattcttaataataataaatctatAAGCACATGGACAGATAAATATTGACTTCTAGTCCATTATACcaaaaaaatagactttcaatAAAAACATTCCAggtgaaataaatttaaccaaaaagacaaaaaagagagacagactgAGAAATTCAATTTGCCACAGAGAACTTTGTAATACTTCTTTGTCTAACACAAAATGTCTAGagatttgtatgaaaatacagacATTAAGCACACCTAGGTATAAACCAAGACAGAACACATACTTCAATAAATAACCACAGGATTAAACGCTATGTCATCTCCAACGAAGCATTTCAAAGTAACCATCTTGAAAATAGGAAAGGCAGGTTTTAACCTTCTATATTTTAACCTTTAATAATTCTGATAATACTCAAAAAGTACTGTGATATTAAAAGTACTTACACCCAAACATCTTTAAGTTTCAGTGACAGAAATTAAATCAGTGTCCACACAGAAATAAGTAGCTCCATTCAAAATTTATTGAACTGCAAATTCGTTTAAGGGTTATGCTCGTTAACTAGAGAATATAGCTCCAGAAACAACCCTGGCAGGTTCCTGAATATATGCCAACATTATTAGATGGTTTATTAGAAGCTGAGAATATGAATTGCCTGTCAAGgtttcaacaataaaaaaatttaaatcccaTCATATTTGTCAATAAATTAGACTTACACAAttgataatttcaaaataaataaaacctgagTTGATTATGCCCTCTATTTCCACCCTCTATTTCCACCTCAGCATATATACATTTACATCCCATTTCCTGTTAGACCAGTGTGTATCAGACTTTAATAAGCATACATATTTGAGGATCTTATTAAGATGcaatttctgattcagtaagtctgCTATACTGCCTGTGAGGCTACCTTTCTAACAAGCCACAAATGGAGCTGACGCTGTCTCTGAACCACCCTTTGGGCAGCACAGTAACACAATACATAAAGGGAGGCAAAGCTCTGGCCTAATGACTGCGGTTTTATAGATTCGATGCTGTTATATTTTGGAATCAAACATAAATAACCAACAGTGATCACAAAAAAGTTAAGTCTTAGAAGAAAAGAATGTTTCAGTTAAATGAGAACTTAAAGTATATCAGACTGGCAGTGTTTCTATTTGTCTGACAATTGACACCTTTGATACATTACAATGTAACCAGGACAAAAAACTctagttaactttaaaaaatagttactaTCGCTTGAGGCTCTCCTAGTTAATTCAAGTTCAGAAAATTCAAGCCAGTACACTGTAAAATCTCTATTAAAAATCTTTAATGGTAAAGTGTCCATATAAATTACTTGTAAACCTGCTCTACACcatgccatctcctcctctttcaacgaataaatgcttttttttcttctgtcttatAGCTAAACAGCGTGTAACACCCAGTGCCCCTCCCTTTAAAAACCGAACAAAATTGTCTCCAACCAATGGACCCAACGCAAAAAGGTTGGCTTCTTTAACACACTCATAGGTATACGCATCTATTTCCACAGGATTCCCCTTACACGTGATTGGCAGGCTTGAGTTATGGCCCAGGTAGCGCCCTTGCTCCTTCAGGAAAGACAGGTTGGGATGAGAGCCTATCAACACCACTGCTGCAGACAGCTTAAATACTCTCTTCAGTCCAGAGAGATTCTGAAGAACGCACTTCATGTCTGACTTAAAGGCAAGCACACGGTGCTCAGGAAAACTAGTATAATCAGGTAAGAGATTGGAGTCTAAagaacatgactgagtacacatcaTATGATAGACTTTATGGTATTCTGGGTAAAGCTTTTTGGGAAGCTGCTTGAAAATTAAGTCTGGATCAGTTACTCGTCTGCGAAATACATGAATCACAGGGATACTATTGTTGTAAGCACACAGGACCGCATCGGCTGCGGTGAGCCCAGAACCGACAATTAACACTGGGTCCACTCTGCCACGCAACTTTCCTTTGCTGACAGCAGCTCCAAATTCAGGCATGGAAtgaaacacaaaaggaaaatctTCCCCTTCAATTTCCAGACGGCCAGGAGAGTCTAATGTTCCAGTTGCCAGAGCGACATTTTCAGCAAAGAGACAGAAGGGAATATGAGAACCATCTCCTACGCGTTGATAACCCCTGATTTCCCAGTTTCTCTTGGTAAATTTTGACTTCTCTATCTGTAAATGCTGTGTTGAGATATTTCTGCCTTGACCATCATTATCAACTTGACCTCTGTAGAGTCTTGATACCGAGGTAATGTAAGTACCCTCTCTGAAGTTCTTCTGAAGACCCATGACTTTGACGTAGTGTTTATAGTAGCGAGCTATTTCCTCTGGCATAACTCGATCCCCTTTTAGGTTCctgtgaaaaggaaaggaaaaacattCTATGAGGATAATACTTTTAGTTTCCATGATTACTACTTCTCCATCTAGTCAGCTactatatctttttatttctctggattGTGTAAGCTAAGCTAACTCTTACCCTAACACTTCACAAAGAAAGCaagcctttccttttctttaaaaacgTTAATAAATTAAGggctgtccctggtggtccagtggataggaatccgcctgccgatgcaggggacgcgggtttgatccctggtccaggaagattccacatgccacggagcaattgAGACCGTGTGCCACCACCGCTGAGACCACCACACTCCAGAGCCCACGACCCACAGCTAccgagcccacgggccacaaccGCTGAGACCACGCTCCAGAGCCCATGACCCAGAACTCccgagcccacgggccacaaccGCTGAAGCCTGTGCTGCACAGCAAGAGAAGCTGACGCCCTGCAGCTCAGAGCAGCCCCCTTGCTCACggcactagagaaagcctgtgggcaGCAAAGAACCCAGtgccaccaaaaataaatttttaaagtgctaataatttatttttatcaacaGAGTAAGTCCCATAAGCGTAGAAACTGGAGTTAAGGCATCTTTGTTTCCCCAGTGCCTTGTCTAAGTATCTGTTCAGGTTAGCCGTCTTTGTCAATAAACTTCTGTTAAATAAATGGACTAAAATGTGGTTATCTGAAAATCAGACTATTTTACTCTGTCTCACAATTGTAATCTAAATAATTCAGTCTACAGCTATACTATCAGTCTGTGTTCTACACAACTGTAGACTGAATTAGATTATAATCATCGAGCTACTACAGGTCTGACTGTAATATACATACTTCTTAAAGATAATATTTAGATATACTTTTTAATAAGTTGCTTTTTACTTTCATAATGACCAAAAATAATACAGATCCCTTTTGCTGAACAAAATCATCCTACATTTAAGTAGATAACATTTCTCTCTGTATTTTCCTACTCGTTTATTATTCATTCacccagtggtgtccaactctttgcaaccccatggactgcagcacgccaggcctccctgtccttcaccatctcccgaggtttgcccaagttcaagtccattgcattggtgatgccatccagccatctcatcctttgatgccctcttctccttctgccctcaatctttcccagcaacaggggcttttccaaagatttggctgtttgcatcaggtgaccaaaatactggagctttagcttcagcatcagtccttccagtgagtagtcagggttgattttctttaagactgactggcttgatctccttgctgtccaagggactctcaggagtcttctccagcaccacagttcaaacgcatcaattctgcagtgctCCCCCTTccttacggtccagctctcacaaccgtatgtgACCACTAGGAAGACCAGAGCCTTTGACCATACGGACCCttgctggcagagtaatgtctctggttttcaatacatcatctaggtttgtcatagctttcctgaaaagaagcaatcatcttctgatttcaaggctgcagtcaccatctgcagtgattttagagcccaagaagcaGAAATCTGTCACGACTTCTGCCTTTTCCCTtctgaagtaatggggctggatgctataatcttagttttcATAACATTTAGTTTTGAGCCGGCTTTTTcactcctccttcaccctcatcaagagactctttagttcttcttcactttctgccattacagtggtatcatctgataTCCAAGGCTGTTGATGCTTCTCCCGCTtctcttgactccagcttgtaactcacccagcccggcatttctcacgACGTGCTCAGCGtagaagttaaacaaacagggtgacggCAGACAGCCCTGTCTCTCCTTTCTCAGTCTTGAACCGATCAGCTGTTCCATACAGggttaactgttgcttcttgatccacatacaggcttctcaggagacaggtaagatggtctggtatccccatccctttaagagctttccacagtttgttatgatccacacagccgAAGACTTCAGCATAATGGATGAAACAGAGgtaagtgtttttctggaatttccttgcttttttttatgatccagcaaatgttggccatttgatctctggttcttcttctttttctaaacccagcttggacatctggatgttcttggttcacataatgctgaagcccaGCATACAAGATTTTAAGtgtaaccttactagcatgacagatgagtgcaactgtctaATGGCtggcacattctttagtactacccttttTGGAAACTGGGATGAGGATTGGTCTTTTCCAGCCTGTGGTCACCATTGGGTCTTtgagatttgctgacatattgaatgcaacaccttgatggcattgtcctttagggttttgaatagctctactggaattccatgacaTTCTTCCTACTCATAAGGAGATCTAGAAATATAATCTTCTCTTTATGAAAAAAAGCACATTAATACCTCTTTTATTTTCCACTTGAACTGTAAAGCAATGGGCATTAGTATCCATAAACACTGCCCCAATTACAGGTAAGCAGCAGAAAAAACACCAAGTCAGGGAgctccctggtgtccagtggttaggactctgcgctttcactgccaagagtgtgggttcagcccctggttgggaaactaagaccccacaagccacgtggtggggccaaaaaacaaagcaaaaatgattCATTTCACACAATTCAGTGTGACTTGTAACTGGAGTAAGTAAAAAGTTTAATGACTACAGTAACTAAGAATGTATTAACTCTCAATTTTTACAGAAATCCtatgtaataattataattattattacctCAATTTTGCAAACCAGGAAATTGATAGCTAATGAAATGATACTGTTTTAAGTTCTTTGACCAGGGTCACAACATTAGAAGTTACAGAGTCAGAATTCAAACCCTGCAATTAATCTCGAGAGGCCTAAGACTCTTCTCAACACCATGCAAGAGCAGGAACTAAAGCTGATATTTATCACAAGAGTCATTCTCACATGTTACTTAAACACAGCATGCCCAACTTAAAAGGACGAACACTTCTGGTATAAATCATAAAGCTTCTCCTTGTTTATCTGCATCATAAAGGGGAAAATATGTTAagcaatttcacttttttatGAAAATCAAGAATTTATACAATATGCCCGATTTTGCAATTTTACATTTCAAACTTACACAATAaaacttctgttaaaaaaaaatcccaaagtaaTATCTGAAAGGCTTAATTTCAATTACCCACGCCAGTCTAAATTTGCTCTCCTTAAACCTCACATTAAGGATAACTACTGAAGATTAACATGGCTTTTATCTAGCAGGAAGTCAAGCATTTGAACATTACAGCCCTGTTTCAAGGGTTTTGTGTAACTTCctgttttaatttattgtttctcTGAGCAGTCAGAGTAGATTCTCTGTATTGGTAATTCCTATCTCTAGGAATGAAAATGGCTTGATAATGATAAggcttttcataatttctttctttcaactttGAATTCTTTCTcccaaataaatatgaaataaatttgtATTCTTTCAAGTtgagattttcatattttcttttctcatactttactattcttattaaatatttacctCTATAGCTGAGTAGATGATCACATCATGGAATCGATTTtattccatctttctaaattattcATTATGGTTTTTCTGGTTTTTCTTCAGATTGTATAAGTCTTTTGCCTTTTTAagttattcattatatatatattcttctacTCTGAAAATTCAATACTTTAGGTATCTGAGATATGCATTAAATGAAGTGATCCATTTATAAAAATGAGCAACTGCATACTTCAGGAATGTATACATAagatatgtatacatgaagataTACATATTCACTTATAAAAAAAAGTTATACAAATCCattcttaaaaataagtaaacaagtaAAGGATATGTAGGTGgacaagaaaataaacagagaGTGGTTTAAGAGTAGAGTGGGATAAAACGGTGGTAACAATCTGTAGACAAGCCCATACCTCTGTGTACTTACTGTTATAAAATCTCTAAACAGAACTAGCTCATAACCACCGCTAACAGGAGGTTTTATTTGAAAGATACAAACATCAGTATTATTCATCTAGGACAGCGTCACAACTATTTTGAAATTTGCTGATAGACTCTTTCCCACTGtatatcaaaattttaatagTTTGATCTTTACCTTCGTTTGCTAGATACCCAGTCTTTAAATTTAAGTCCAGGTAGCTCCATCCAATTTCCAAAGCTGATTGTCAACATTGAGCCTTCCATATTCTATTTGAATAAAAAATGCATAAGCAAAAAACACATTTTATCAGTaacatggtcttttttttttaaaccaaacccATCTCATTCACTCTAAGTCTGGATAAGGAGAGCTCAAAGAAGTCCTAAATGGTCTGTAAATTACCTCTTGAAATTTATTCCAATTAACTTTCAAATACTTTCAATATTTGGTAGTGTCTAtgctccactccagtattcttgcctggagaatcccatggacagaggagcctggtgggctacagtccacggggtcgcaaagagtcggatatgactgagtgacttcccttttcaCTTTATACTCCTTTCATATAGTTATACGTTTATAAATCAGATTTACATTACCTGATGCCTACACAATGGTGATAGCTTTGGCCTATAAAACATAATTAGATGCAGAATACAGTGTTATAGGAGCAAATCAGTTACTTTCACACtttaaacaaaagggaaaaagttAATTCCTAACACTTTAAGAAACCAGGGAAATAAGCAAGTGGTCCCGTCCGATTAAGAACAGACTCAGTGCTGAAGCCAGAGCGGCCTTTAAGGAAGGGAGCCCTGCGAGCGTGCCCTACTTACTTCTCTTCTGCTCAGCACAGAGCAAGCAAAGCCCAAGGGCCGGAAGCACCCTTCCCAACGACCTCCATGGTCTCTTTCAACCAACTCTTTTcagctgtgctttttttttcctaatctgaATCCTTCTTTCCCTGTTTCTGTACAGCCCAGTATTGGGAATGggagtcattattattattattggctaACATTTATAGAGCACTTACTGTGTACTATCGCTTATAAAGTCTTACTATTTGTGATAGTACAAAATCACCACAGGAAGACAATGCATAAGGCCGCTACTGCTTTGAAGCAGGCTGGGCCTGATACTAGGGTAAGAACCAAGTTTCAGGTATATTTCACGTTACCACTGATTCAAATATGCTTCCAGTAATCAAGGCTTATCCACACTTTAACTTTCTGATATGtaaatgggagaaaagaaaagatgaattaTTGCCTACAGCACATTTTTTCTaaggagaaaacaaacaagtaCAATAAAAACTCGGGAATTTATAG
This genomic interval from Dama dama isolate Ldn47 chromosome 21, ASM3311817v1, whole genome shotgun sequence contains the following:
- the OSGIN2 gene encoding oxidative stress-induced growth inhibitor 2, translating into MPVWCCRCSLAAHFRNYSDTETEGEIFNSLVQYFGDNLGQKVKAMPLVEETSLLEDSSVTLPVVVIGNGPSGICLSYMLSGYRPYLSSEAIHPNTILHSKLEEARHLSIVDQDLEYLSEGLEGRSSNPVAVLFDTLLHPDADFGYDYPSVLHWKLEQHHYIPHLVLGKGPPGGAWHNMEGSMLTISFGNWMELPGLKFKDWVSSKRRNLKGDRVMPEEIARYYKHYVKVMGLQKNFREGTYITSVSRLYRGQVDNDGQGRNISTQHLQIEKSKFTKRNWEIRGYQRVGDGSHIPFCLFAENVALATGTLDSPGRLEIEGEDFPFVFHSMPEFGAAVSKGKLRGRVDPVLIVGSGLTAADAVLCAYNNSIPVIHVFRRRVTDPDLIFKQLPKKLYPEYHKVYHMMCTQSCSLDSNLLPDYTSFPEHRVLAFKSDMKCVLQNLSGLKRVFKLSAAVVLIGSHPNLSFLKEQGRYLGHNSSLPITCKGNPVEIDAYTYECVKEANLFALGPLVGDNFVRFLKGGALGVTRCLAIRQKKKKHLFVERGGDGMV